In Heterodontus francisci isolate sHetFra1 chromosome 5, sHetFra1.hap1, whole genome shotgun sequence, one DNA window encodes the following:
- the LOC137369930 gene encoding sodium/bile acid cotransporter 5-like, translating into MRQILYLVWIFLVTMRRSRNSAMTIQRLNSDKEFKFLETAKGAFIASSAYFRSAFKGEGQNPEIGTIVNVTHGSDPATYKIYKKPGKVGESRLEVKQLYPWDSLEGSDILVEHKNGIKIQVIPNIAEPAQHFTATPLMYLLIPLVLLNKCAFGCKVNLETLVNIWNQPHPVVIGAVVQFVLMPLCGFLLTRLVQLTEPLSLGFIIACSCPGGGGGYLYALLLEGNVTLSITMTFTSTVLAVFLMPLSLSVFSAILGMSRDLYIPFYTIGSTLLSIVVPMSLGIYFKHKFSKIAKIFERIIKPFSIVIITGGFYLGLKMGSTFLQSADPKLFLIGLLVPAFGLFTGYFAASIYKLPLPVCKTVAIESGVQNTLIALVMLQFSFSQPEADLSSAAPFIVALSAAYEMILLLIFYNCRKRCQTNKL; encoded by the coding sequence ATGCGGCAGATACTTTATCTTGTTTGGATCTTCTTAGTAACAATGCGGCGATCAAGGAACTCTGCCATGACAATCCAGCGTTTAAATTCTGACAAGGAATTTAAGTTTTTAGAAACGGCAAAAGGTGCATTTATTGCTTCATCTGCTTATTTTAGGAGTGCTTTCAAAGGAGAAGGGCAGAATCCAGAGATTGGGACAATAGTAAATGTGACTCATGGATCAGATCCGGCTACATACAAGATTTATAAAAAACCTGGAAAAGTAGGAGAGAGCCGCCTGGAAGTCAAACAGTTGTACCCATGGGATTCCCTGGAGGGCAGTGACATCCTGGTTGAGCATAAAAATGGCATCAAAATCCAAGTGATTCCAAATATAGCTGAACCAGCACAACATTTCACTGCCACCCCTCTGATGTACCTGCTTATTCCATTGGTTTTATTGAATAAATGTGCTTTTGGTTGTAAAGTTAATTTGGAAACCTTAGTTAATATTTGGAACCAGCCCCATCCTGTTGTTATTGGTGCTGTCGTCCAGTTTGTATTAATGCCACTCTGTGGGTTTCTTTTAACAAGGCTGGTTCAGTTGACTGAACCTTTGTCTCTGGGCTTTATTATTGCTTGCTCTTGTCCTGGTGGAGGTGGCGGCTATCTCTATGCACTATTATTGGAAGGAAATGTAACATTGTCTATTACTATGACATTCACATCTACAGTGTTAGCAGTTTTTCTGATGCCATTATCTTTATCGGTATTCAGTGCCATTTTGGGTATGTCAAGAGATTTATATATTCCATTCTATACAATAGGGTCCACACTCCTTTCCATTGTAGTACCTATGTCACTTGGGATATACTTCAAGCATAAATTTTCTAAGATAGCCAAAATCTTTGAAAGAATAATAAAGCCGTTTAGTATTGTAATAATTACAGGTGGTTTCTATCTTGGTTTAAAAATGGGATCCACGTTCCTACAGAGTGCTGACCCAAAACTGTTTCTCATTGGATTGTTAGTACCAGCATTTGGTCTCTTTACTGGGTACTTCGCTGCCAGCATATACAAACTCCCTTTACCAGTTTGTAAGACCGTGGCAATAGAAAGTGGAGTACAGAACACATTAATAGCTTTGGTGATGTTGCAGTTTTCTTTCTCTCAACCCGAGGCTGATCTAAGCTCCGCTGCTCCTTTTATTGTAGCTTTAAGTGCAGCCTATGAGATGATACTATTGTTAATATTTTACAACTGCAGAAAAAGATGTCAGACCAATAAACTGTGA